GATATTTACAATGAAGTGCTTTACCTGACAAGGAGTATTAAGGACCCTTATCTTCGGGCCATTACGTATGCGAGAATAGGATATTACATGCACCGGGCCAAAAATCCCCGCTACGCCGAAGCATTCACCCGGGCCCTGAAGGCCGTTGCCTCGATAGACAACCCAATACTAATCGTGAAGGCCCTCATAGAAGTCGCTACATTTCTCGGGAAGACGGGGTCCAAAAGCGCCACGAAGACTTTTATTCAGGCTTACGAGTCCATTAAGACCTTCCCTCAACCCCTACGGGATGAAATGCTTGAGGAACTCGTCCACAGGCTTCTTGAGCTTGGACGTGTTGACGACGCTTTCTTCTATGCCAAGGAGATTGAGAACAACGTAAAGCGCAACGACACCCTCCTTCACGTCATCCATCACTACATTGAGAAGGGCAACCTGCGTAAGGCCCGGCTCATCCTTGAGCTAATCGAAGACGAACCCTGGCATTCCATAGCGGCGTATGAGGTTCTTAAGGAGCACCTGAAGAGGGAAGAGTTCGGCAGTGCCATCAAGGTTCTCTCGGAGTTCAAGAGCGAGTACTGGCTTGGGGAGGCAATGAAGGCCGTTGCAGTTCATCTCAAAAAGGCCAACGTTCCAGAGGGGACCTATGAGAAGTTCGTTGACGTGGCCCTGAGCATATCTTCCAGAGTTGGGTTCGAGGTTCTCATCTCCTTCCTCATAGGCGTCGCCGCACAGGGAGAAATAGACTTCGTTATAAGCGTCCTGTCCAAGGTTCCACGCGAGCTTCGTTCTGAGCTCCTCAGGTCCCTTGTTCAGGCGGTTCTTGACAGGCCCGAACTCCTTGAGAGACTCATTGATAGGCTAATCGGCGATGAGAAAGAGCTCGTAATGAGCACAATACTCGATGCCCTCCTTGAGAGACAGCCGAGCGGGGAGTACTACGAGCTCGTGAAGAGAATAGGCTCTGAAACCGACAGCGAGAGGGTGATAGTCAAGGCAGTCCGCTACCTCTCGAAGCTCCACGCCTACGATGACGCCTGGGAGCTGGCTTCAAAGGTCACCAATCCTTATCTCCGCTCGTTGGCCTTCGGAAGCATCGCCGTTGAGAAGCTCAAGGAGAACGACGTTGACGGGGCCATTGATGCTTCCCTTGAGGTGAAGGACCCGCGCTGGGGCTCTTGGCTCCTCAGCGAAATCCTTGCCAAAATTCTTGAGGTCAAAACGGGAGGAGAGCTTAAGGAGGACATCGAAGAGCGCGCCGAAGCACAGCGCAAACTCTGGGAGGGGAGCTAACGTTTTAAAGTCCTCCCCTCAATTCTCTTTTCAGGTGATACCATGCCGAGGATAGCCATTATTGGAGGCTCCGGAGTCTACGACCCGAAACTGCTTGAGAATATAAGGGAGGAAACCGTTGGGACCCCCTACGGAACGGTAAAGGTCAAGATAGGAACCTACAAGGGCGAGGAGATAGCGTTCTTGCCGAGGCACGGGGAGAAGCACAGCGTTCCGCCCCACAAAATAAACTATCACGCCAACATCTGGGCGCTCCACGAGCTCGGTGTTGAAAGGATTCTCGCAACCTCGGCCGTCGGTTCGCTCAATCTCGACATGAAGCCTGGCGACTTCGTAATCCTCGACCAGCTCATGGACTTCACGAAGACGAGGCACTACACCTTCTACGACGGCGAGGACAGCCCCCACGACAGGAAGTTTGTAGCGCACGTTGACTTCACAGACCCCTACTGCCCGGAGCTCAGGAAGGCCCTCATCACCGCCTCCAAGGAGCTCGGCTTTACCTATCATCCCACCGGAACATACGCCTGCATGGAGGGGCCGAGGTTTGAGACGAGGGCCGAGATAAGGGCGCTCAAGATACTCGGCGCCGACGTCGTTGGCATGACCCAGTGTCCGGAAGCGGTCCTCGCGAGGGAGCTCGAGATGTGCTACGCGAGCGTTGCCATAGTCACCAACTATGCCGCGGGAATCAGCAAGGAGAAGCTCACCCACACCGAGGTCGTCGAGCTCATGGCGAAGAAGGGCGAGGAGATAAAGCTCCTCCTCATGAAGGCAGTGGAGCACATTCCCAAGGAGCGTCGCTGTCCGTGCAAGGATGCCCTCAAGGGCGCAACGGGCGAGTGATGTTCTCTTCTCTCCATTTCTCCCCCGAAAAGTGCTTACGTTGCGAACCGAAAGTTAAGGAAAGTGTTTAATAGTAGGGCGACCTAATTCTCCTGGTGATGCGAATGAAGTACGACGTCGTGATTATCGGAGCCTCCGCGGGAGGTATCACAACGGCCATCTCGGCCAAGAAGTTCTATCCGGACAAGAGCGTCCTCGTCATCAAGAGGGAAAAGGTGGGCATGATTCCCTGCGGAATTCCCTACATCTTTGGAACCCTGAAGAGCGTTGACGATGACGTACTGCCAGTTGAGAAGTTCCTTGAGCCCCTCGGCGTCGATATCCTGACGGACGAAGTTACAGACATCGACCCGAAGAGGAAGGTCGTCAGGACCAGGTCCGGAAAGGAGATAGCCTGGGAGAAGCTGGTCCTGGCAACG
The Thermococcus sp. 21S9 DNA segment above includes these coding regions:
- the mtnP gene encoding S-methyl-5'-thioadenosine phosphorylase — protein: MPRIAIIGGSGVYDPKLLENIREETVGTPYGTVKVKIGTYKGEEIAFLPRHGEKHSVPPHKINYHANIWALHELGVERILATSAVGSLNLDMKPGDFVILDQLMDFTKTRHYTFYDGEDSPHDRKFVAHVDFTDPYCPELRKALITASKELGFTYHPTGTYACMEGPRFETRAEIRALKILGADVVGMTQCPEAVLARELEMCYASVAIVTNYAAGISKEKLTHTEVVELMAKKGEEIKLLLMKAVEHIPKERRCPCKDALKGATGE